One stretch of Microvirga lotononidis DNA includes these proteins:
- the murI gene encoding glutamate racemase, whose protein sequence is MRVDLLAGALYNPAVMPSPVPTILVFDSGLGGLTVFSEVLKARPDARFVYAADDAGFPYGRLSEAVLVERVGAVMERLIGLHDPKIVVVACNTASTVVLPHLRKRFSIPFVGTVPAIKPAARTTQTGYISVLATPGTVARDYTRDLVETYAAGCKVNLVGSRRLAGFAEAELAGNPVSDEELLDELMPCFVEEEGGRTDVVALSCTHYPLLLPRFQTLAPWPVTWIDPAPAIARRVIQLIGETVPGHEADDDEAVAVFTDGAGIGVPLRAALHVRGLSQVVVESWPMLQTAP, encoded by the coding sequence ATGCGTGTCGATCTTCTGGCAGGGGCACTCTATAATCCCGCCGTCATGCCGTCCCCCGTCCCCACCATCCTGGTTTTCGATTCCGGTCTCGGCGGCCTCACGGTCTTTTCAGAGGTGCTGAAGGCTCGCCCGGACGCGCGTTTCGTCTATGCGGCGGACGATGCAGGCTTTCCCTATGGCCGGCTGAGCGAGGCGGTTCTCGTCGAGCGGGTCGGGGCCGTGATGGAGCGTTTGATCGGCCTTCACGATCCGAAGATCGTCGTGGTGGCCTGCAACACGGCCTCGACCGTCGTGCTGCCGCATCTGCGCAAGCGCTTCTCCATTCCCTTCGTCGGCACCGTTCCGGCGATCAAGCCGGCCGCCCGGACGACGCAGACCGGGTACATCTCCGTTCTCGCCACCCCCGGCACCGTGGCGCGGGATTATACCCGCGACCTCGTCGAGACCTATGCGGCGGGCTGTAAGGTCAATCTCGTCGGCTCGCGCCGTCTTGCCGGCTTTGCCGAGGCCGAACTCGCGGGCAATCCCGTCTCGGACGAGGAACTGCTCGACGAGCTTATGCCCTGCTTCGTCGAGGAGGAGGGCGGCAGGACCGACGTGGTAGCCCTGAGCTGCACCCATTATCCATTGCTGCTCCCACGCTTTCAGACCTTGGCACCCTGGCCTGTGACCTGGATCGACCCGGCCCCGGCCATCGCCCGCCGGGTGATCCAGCTCATCGGAGAAACCGTGCCCGGCCACGAGGCGGATGACGACGAAGCCGTTGCGGTTTTCACCGATGGGGCCGGCATCGGCGTACCGTTGCGGGCCGCGCTCCACGTGCGGGGGCTTTCGCAGGTCGTCGTGGAATCCTGGCCCATGCTCCAGACGGCGCCCTGA
- a CDS encoding efflux RND transporter periplasmic adaptor subunit encodes MVEPKPTSGRKSRGLFVVFLILLLAGGGWGAWHWHEAQTAQRAAAARPAAPAPVPVQAASVEESDIPIYMTGLGSVQALNTVTVRSRVDGQIDKIAFQEGQMVKEGDLLLQIDPRPFQAALDQAVAKKAQDEAQLVSAKADLERTRQLITRDFASKQQLDVQQANVNSLNAQIQADQGAIDNATTQLSYTTIRAPLTGRTGLRQVDQGNIVHASDTNGIVQIAQIEPIAVIFTAPEAELSGILKAQGQGPLKVWALTSSGKTPLAEGELTLVNNQVDSATGTVRLKAQFANKDHSLWPGMSVDARLLVRTLKGVAAVPNTAVQRGPQGLFAYVVKTDNTVEMRPIKVGVITADKAVIESGVSVGERVVTAGHYRLQPGASVQVTNASETHVAAGEMK; translated from the coding sequence ATGGTCGAGCCGAAGCCGACGTCGGGGCGCAAGTCCCGAGGCCTCTTTGTCGTTTTTCTCATCCTTCTCCTGGCCGGAGGAGGCTGGGGCGCCTGGCATTGGCATGAGGCCCAGACGGCGCAAAGGGCGGCGGCTGCGCGACCTGCCGCACCGGCTCCCGTTCCGGTTCAGGCAGCCTCCGTAGAGGAAAGCGACATCCCGATCTACATGACGGGGCTCGGTTCCGTGCAGGCCCTGAACACGGTCACCGTTCGCAGCCGGGTCGACGGCCAGATCGATAAGATCGCGTTCCAGGAGGGGCAGATGGTCAAGGAGGGAGACCTCCTGCTCCAGATTGACCCGCGTCCCTTCCAGGCCGCCCTGGACCAAGCCGTCGCGAAGAAGGCGCAGGACGAAGCGCAGCTGGTGAGCGCCAAGGCGGATCTCGAACGGACCCGTCAGCTCATCACCCGCGATTTCGCGTCCAAGCAGCAACTCGACGTCCAGCAGGCGAACGTGAATTCGCTCAACGCCCAGATCCAGGCGGATCAGGGCGCCATCGACAATGCGACCACACAGTTGAGCTACACGACGATCCGGGCCCCGCTGACGGGCCGTACGGGCCTGCGGCAGGTCGATCAGGGCAACATCGTCCATGCGTCCGATACGAACGGCATCGTGCAGATCGCCCAGATCGAGCCGATCGCCGTCATCTTCACCGCTCCCGAGGCGGAGCTTTCCGGCATCCTGAAGGCGCAGGGGCAGGGACCGCTCAAGGTCTGGGCCCTGACATCGAGCGGCAAGACGCCCCTGGCCGAGGGCGAACTCACCTTGGTGAACAACCAGGTCGACAGCGCGACGGGGACCGTGCGCCTCAAGGCGCAGTTCGCCAACAAGGATCACAGCCTCTGGCCGGGAATGTCGGTGGATGCGCGCCTGCTGGTGCGCACGCTGAAAGGGGTCGCGGCGGTGCCGAACACGGCGGTCCAGAGAGGGCCGCAGGGCCTCTTCGCTTATGTCGTGAAGACGGACAACACGGTCGAGATGCGCCCGATCAAGGTCGGGGTGATCACAGCCGACAAGGCGGTCATCGAGAGCGGGGTGAGCGTCGGGGAAAGGGTCGTCACGGCCGGGCATTACCGGCTCCAGCCAGGAGCATCCGTGCAGGTCACGAACGCTTCGGAAACGCATGTCGCGGCCGGGGAGATGAAGTGA
- a CDS encoding multidrug efflux RND transporter permease subunit: MSAAFSRGGVSAPFIRYPVATTLLMIGILFAGLTAYPFLPVAPLPQIDFPTIQVSATLPGASPQTMASSVAQPLERQFGQIPGVTQMSSASALGSTSITIQFDLDRNIDAAAQDVQSAINAASGQLPKNLPSPPTYRKVNPADTPILIVSVVSDALPLTEVSDNADTKLAQQVSQISGVAQVVIGGQQKPAIRVQLDPTKLVNKNLSLEDVRSKLAISTVDAPKGSIDGDTRSFTIYANDQLVQAEEWNDVIVAYADGAPIRVRDIGQAVAGPENTKLAAWANGKRGVFLIVFKQPGANVIDTVDRVKAQLPRLEAAMPPAIKIGVLSDRTQTIRASVADVQFTLLITIALVVFVIFVFLRRLWATVIPSVTVPLALLGTCGLMYLAGYSLDNLSLMALTISVGFVVDDAIVMLENIVRHVEDGESPMNAAYQGAGEIGFTILSISVSLVAVFIPLLLMGGIIGRLFREFSIVMTMTIAVSAVVSLTLTPMMASRLLKPHGPEERHGRLYRWLEASFTALERGYERGLDGVLRHRFLTLLVFFATLAATVALFMAIPKGFFPQQDTGFLVGTSEAAQDISFKDMYERQQALGDIVANDPDVATYAMSIGAGNGASTLNTGRFYISLKPRSERNASATEIIARLRPQFDKVEGIRLFLQASQDINVGGRQARTQYQYTLQDANLDELNDWAPKVLEKLRTLPELRDVATDQQVSGTTLTLTINRDQASRFGFTPQQIDDTLYDAFGQRQVTQYFTQLNSYNVVMEVLPDLQGDTETLSKIYLKSPISGQQVPLSTFASWTTRKIAPLAINHQGQFPAITISFNLAQGTALGEATQAIERAVASLNPPGSLAGTFQGNAQAFQASLATVPLLIMAALVVVYLILGILYESYIHPITILSTLPSAGLGAIATLMLFGFDFSLIAFIGVILLIGIVKKNGIMMVDFAISAERDEGLSPREAIRKAAILRFRPIMMTTMAALLGGVPLMLGHGTGSEIRQPLGYAIVGGLVVSQALTLFTTPVVYLYLDSLSLAVRSWWSGRHPEAEETPEATAQAAE, from the coding sequence ATGAGTGCTGCATTCTCAAGGGGCGGCGTCTCGGCCCCGTTCATCCGTTATCCGGTTGCCACCACGCTGTTGATGATCGGGATCCTGTTCGCGGGCCTGACCGCGTATCCGTTCCTTCCGGTCGCGCCGCTGCCCCAGATCGACTTTCCGACGATCCAGGTGTCCGCAACATTGCCGGGCGCCAGCCCGCAGACCATGGCCTCGTCGGTCGCCCAGCCCCTCGAACGGCAGTTCGGACAGATCCCGGGCGTCACTCAAATGTCCTCCGCGAGCGCGCTCGGCTCGACGTCGATCACGATCCAGTTCGATCTCGACCGGAACATCGACGCGGCCGCCCAGGACGTCCAATCGGCCATCAACGCGGCCAGCGGACAATTGCCCAAGAATCTGCCGAGCCCGCCGACCTATCGTAAGGTCAATCCGGCCGACACGCCGATCCTCATCGTGTCCGTGGTCTCCGATGCCCTGCCGCTCACGGAGGTCAGCGACAACGCGGACACAAAGCTCGCCCAGCAGGTAAGCCAGATCTCGGGCGTGGCCCAGGTGGTGATCGGCGGCCAGCAGAAGCCCGCGATCAGGGTGCAGCTCGATCCCACGAAGCTGGTGAACAAGAACCTGTCCCTGGAGGACGTGCGCTCCAAGCTCGCCATTTCCACCGTCGATGCTCCCAAGGGCTCGATCGACGGAGACACCCGCAGCTTCACCATCTATGCCAACGACCAGCTGGTGCAGGCGGAGGAGTGGAACGACGTCATCGTGGCTTATGCGGACGGCGCTCCCATCCGAGTGAGGGACATCGGGCAGGCGGTGGCCGGCCCGGAGAACACGAAGCTCGCCGCGTGGGCTAACGGAAAGCGCGGGGTGTTCCTCATCGTCTTCAAGCAGCCCGGCGCCAATGTGATCGACACGGTCGACCGGGTGAAGGCCCAGCTCCCCCGCCTGGAAGCCGCGATGCCGCCCGCCATCAAGATCGGCGTCCTGAGCGACCGGACCCAGACGATCCGCGCCTCCGTGGCCGACGTGCAGTTCACCCTTCTGATCACCATCGCCCTCGTGGTGTTCGTGATCTTCGTCTTCCTGCGACGGCTATGGGCGACGGTCATTCCGAGCGTCACGGTTCCCCTGGCCCTGCTCGGCACCTGCGGCCTGATGTATCTCGCGGGCTACAGCCTCGACAACCTGTCGCTCATGGCGCTGACCATCTCCGTGGGCTTCGTCGTCGACGATGCGATCGTCATGCTCGAGAACATCGTCCGTCACGTCGAGGACGGCGAGTCCCCCATGAACGCGGCCTACCAGGGCGCCGGAGAGATCGGCTTCACCATCCTGTCCATCAGCGTGTCCCTGGTCGCGGTGTTCATCCCGCTCCTCTTGATGGGCGGCATCATCGGCCGGCTGTTCCGCGAATTCTCCATCGTCATGACCATGACGATCGCCGTCTCGGCCGTCGTGTCGCTGACCCTGACGCCCATGATGGCGTCGCGCCTTCTCAAGCCGCACGGGCCGGAGGAGAGGCACGGCCGGCTCTATCGCTGGCTCGAGGCGTCGTTCACGGCGCTCGAGCGCGGTTACGAGCGGGGTCTCGATGGGGTTCTGCGGCACCGTTTCCTCACGCTCCTCGTGTTCTTCGCAACGCTCGCCGCGACGGTCGCGCTGTTCATGGCGATCCCGAAAGGATTCTTCCCGCAGCAGGATACGGGCTTCCTCGTCGGGACGTCGGAGGCCGCGCAGGACATCTCGTTCAAGGACATGTACGAGCGCCAGCAGGCACTCGGCGACATCGTGGCGAACGATCCCGACGTCGCGACCTATGCCATGTCGATCGGAGCGGGGAACGGCGCATCGACCCTGAATACGGGCCGGTTCTATATCAGCCTCAAGCCCCGGTCGGAACGGAATGCATCCGCGACCGAGATCATCGCCCGCCTGAGGCCGCAATTCGACAAGGTCGAGGGGATCCGCCTTTTCCTGCAGGCATCGCAGGACATCAACGTGGGCGGACGCCAGGCGCGCACCCAGTACCAATACACCCTTCAGGACGCCAATCTGGACGAGCTGAACGACTGGGCGCCGAAGGTCCTGGAGAAGCTCCGGACGCTGCCCGAACTGCGCGATGTGGCGACCGACCAGCAGGTGAGCGGCACAACCCTGACCCTGACGATCAACCGGGACCAGGCCTCCCGCTTCGGATTCACGCCGCAGCAGATCGACGACACGCTCTACGACGCCTTCGGTCAGCGGCAGGTCACCCAGTACTTCACCCAGCTCAACAGCTACAACGTCGTCATGGAGGTGCTGCCGGACCTGCAGGGCGATACGGAAACGCTCAGCAAGATCTATCTGAAATCGCCGATCTCCGGCCAGCAGGTCCCGCTCTCGACATTCGCCAGCTGGACGACGCGCAAGATCGCGCCCCTCGCGATCAATCACCAGGGACAGTTTCCCGCGATCACGATCAGCTTCAACCTCGCGCAGGGCACCGCCCTGGGAGAGGCGACCCAGGCCATCGAGCGGGCCGTGGCCTCGCTCAACCCGCCCGGATCGCTCGCCGGAACCTTCCAGGGCAATGCGCAGGCCTTCCAGGCCTCGCTCGCGACGGTGCCGCTCCTCATCATGGCAGCCCTCGTGGTCGTCTACCTGATCCTCGGCATTCTCTACGAGAGCTACATTCACCCCATCACGATCCTGTCGACGCTGCCCTCGGCGGGCCTCGGCGCCATCGCGACGCTCATGCTGTTCGGGTTCGATTTCAGCCTGATCGCCTTCATCGGGGTGATCCTGCTGATCGGCATCGTGAAGAAGAACGGCATCATGATGGTCGATTTCGCCATCAGCGCCGAGCGGGACGAGGGGCTCTCCCCCCGTGAGGCCATCCGGAAGGCGGCGATCCTGCGGTTCCGTCCGATCATGATGACCACCATGGCGGCGCTTCTCGGCGGCGTGCCGCTCATGCTGGGACACGGCACGGGCTCGGAGATTCGCCAGCCCCTCGGTTATGCCATCGTGGGCGGCCTCGTGGTCAGCCAAGCCCTGACCCTGTTCACGACGCCGGTGGTCTATCTCTATCTCGACAGCCTGTCCCTGGCCGTCCGCTCCTGGTGGTCCGGCCGCCATCCCGAGGCCGAGGAGACGCCCGAAGCGACCGCCCAGGCGGCCGAGTGA
- the rpsD gene encoding 30S ribosomal protein S4 codes for MSKRIQAKHKLDRRMGQNIWGRPKSPVNRREYGPGQHGQRRKGKMSDFGTQLRAKQKLKGYYANITEKQFRRYYAEAIRLKGDSGENLVGLLERRLDAVVYRAKFVATPFAARQFVNHGHVKVNGRRVNIPSYQVKAGDVIEVKDKSKQLEVVVVASQLAERDVPDYIEVDHSKMTARVTRIPTLSEVPYPVQMEPNLVIEFYSR; via the coding sequence ATGTCGAAGCGCATTCAGGCCAAGCACAAGCTTGACCGCCGCATGGGTCAGAATATCTGGGGCCGCCCGAAGAGCCCCGTGAACCGCCGCGAATATGGCCCCGGCCAGCACGGCCAGCGCCGCAAGGGCAAGATGTCTGACTTCGGCACGCAGCTGCGCGCCAAGCAGAAGCTCAAGGGCTACTACGCCAACATCACCGAGAAGCAGTTCCGCCGCTACTACGCGGAGGCGATCCGCCTGAAGGGCGATTCCGGTGAGAACCTGGTCGGCCTGCTCGAGCGCCGTCTCGACGCGGTCGTGTACCGCGCGAAGTTCGTCGCCACCCCGTTCGCTGCCCGTCAGTTCGTGAACCACGGTCACGTGAAGGTCAACGGCCGCCGCGTCAACATCCCGAGCTATCAGGTGAAGGCCGGCGATGTGATCGAGGTGAAGGACAAGTCGAAGCAGCTCGAGGTCGTCGTCGTGGCGTCCCAGCTCGCCGAGCGCGACGTTCCGGACTACATCGAGGTCGATCATTCCAAGATGACGGCCCGCGTGACGCGCATCCCGACCCTGTCGGAAGTGCCGTACCCGGTCCAGATGGAACCGAACCTCGTGATCGAGTTCTATTCGCGCTAA
- a CDS encoding Spy/CpxP family protein refolding chaperone has protein sequence MKTFATVALAALLAGSGTYAFAQQNPAPNAPAASQDQGQQNRRPRMSQDDYNRLVDARVAAIKAGLKLSADQERLWGPVETAIRTSASERYTRMQQFRENRDQRRSMDLMQRLEQRSTMLNESAQRSAALTKALRPLWDSFSEDQKRIAPRLMREAINGGWGEQRGRAGRDGHHGRRAAMMMDHGPGMMGHGPRGPASQQ, from the coding sequence ATGAAGACCTTTGCAACCGTCGCTCTCGCCGCCCTGCTGGCAGGCTCCGGGACTTACGCGTTCGCACAGCAGAATCCTGCCCCGAATGCGCCGGCGGCCTCCCAGGACCAGGGCCAGCAGAACCGCCGCCCCCGCATGAGCCAGGACGATTACAACCGGCTGGTGGATGCCCGTGTCGCGGCGATCAAGGCCGGCCTGAAGCTGTCTGCCGATCAGGAACGCCTGTGGGGTCCGGTGGAAACCGCGATCCGGACGTCGGCCTCCGAGCGCTATACCCGCATGCAGCAGTTTCGTGAGAACCGCGACCAGCGCCGCTCCATGGACCTGATGCAGCGCCTCGAGCAGCGCAGCACCATGCTGAACGAAAGCGCCCAGCGCTCCGCCGCGCTGACCAAAGCCCTCCGCCCGCTCTGGGACAGCTTCAGCGAGGACCAGAAGCGGATTGCCCCGCGCCTCATGCGTGAAGCCATCAACGGCGGCTGGGGCGAGCAGCGCGGACGGGCCGGCCGGGACGGCCATCACGGACGCCGTGCCGCGATGATGATGGACCATGGCCCCGGCATGATGGGCCACGGTCCTCGCGGCCCTGCCTCGCAGCAGTAA
- a CDS encoding RBBP9/YdeN family alpha/beta hydrolase, whose translation MKTSDCEILIVPGHTNSGEDHWQSRWERQLSTAWRVEQENWDAPNKDAWVERIVRDVERAQKPVVLVGHSLGVLAIAHAAPQLAGGKAKGAFLVSLPDVERPDFIPAIDRAFAPIPREPFPFPSVLVASRTDPHCDYAKAEDIAYAWGSAIVDAGDAGHLNTESGHGPWPEGLMRFAGFLKRL comes from the coding sequence ATGAAAACCTCCGATTGCGAAATCCTCATCGTTCCCGGCCACACCAATTCCGGCGAAGACCATTGGCAGAGCCGGTGGGAGCGCCAGCTCTCGACCGCTTGGCGCGTCGAACAGGAGAACTGGGACGCCCCCAACAAGGACGCCTGGGTCGAGCGCATCGTGCGCGACGTGGAGCGCGCCCAGAAGCCGGTCGTGCTCGTTGGGCACAGCCTCGGCGTGCTGGCCATCGCCCATGCGGCGCCGCAGCTCGCGGGCGGGAAGGCCAAGGGCGCCTTCCTGGTCAGCCTGCCGGACGTGGAACGGCCCGACTTCATCCCGGCCATCGACCGGGCCTTCGCGCCGATCCCGCGCGAGCCTTTCCCCTTCCCGTCCGTTCTCGTGGCCAGCCGCACCGATCCGCATTGCGACTACGCCAAGGCGGAAGACATCGCCTATGCCTGGGGCTCGGCCATCGTCGACGCGGGCGATGCGGGCCACCTGAACACGGAGAGCGGCCACGGCCCGTGGCCCGAGGGCCTCATGCGTTTCGCCGGATTCCTGAAACGGCTGTGA
- a CDS encoding SAM-dependent methyltransferase — protein sequence MLSEKLLDLAFTRAIKHGTLEMITARGKRFTFGNGAEPQVSIRFTDAAAQMALCLHPELKLGELFVDGRLVIEKGNILDLLQLLLQDTHGELDELPLHRLRKIRAWMMRRAENDAIRSKRNVAHHYDLDGRLYALFLDGDRQYSCAYFDHPDASLEEAQMAKKRHIAAKLLVDPGHSVLDIGSGWGGMGLYLAQVAGAGSVKGITLSEEQLEASRKRSATACLQDRVQFELQDYRDTKGSFDRIVSVGMFEHVGVSSYDAYFQASRSLLKADGVMLLHTIGRTGTPYPTNPWITKYIFPGGHLPVLSEMMPAIERAGLVVTDIEILRLHYAYTLKAWRERFMAHREEVLRLYDERFCRMWECYLAMSESAFRWQDAVVFQVQLARRNDAVPLTRDYIAEREAVLKEAEQNMELKRSA from the coding sequence ATGCTGTCGGAGAAGCTTCTCGATCTTGCGTTCACGCGGGCCATAAAACACGGCACCCTGGAGATGATAACGGCCAGGGGCAAGCGTTTCACGTTCGGCAACGGGGCCGAGCCGCAGGTCTCGATCCGGTTCACGGATGCCGCAGCCCAGATGGCCCTCTGCCTTCACCCGGAGCTGAAGCTCGGTGAATTGTTCGTCGACGGCCGCCTCGTCATCGAGAAGGGCAATATCCTCGACCTGCTCCAACTCCTCCTTCAGGACACCCATGGGGAGCTCGACGAGCTTCCCCTGCATCGCCTGCGCAAGATCCGCGCCTGGATGATGCGGCGGGCCGAGAACGACGCCATCCGCTCGAAGCGCAACGTCGCCCACCATTACGATCTCGACGGCCGGCTCTACGCCCTCTTCCTCGACGGCGACCGCCAGTATTCCTGCGCCTATTTCGACCATCCCGACGCGAGCCTCGAAGAGGCGCAGATGGCCAAGAAGCGGCACATCGCGGCCAAACTGCTGGTCGATCCGGGCCACAGCGTCCTGGACATCGGCTCCGGCTGGGGCGGAATGGGGCTCTATCTGGCCCAGGTGGCCGGCGCAGGCTCCGTCAAGGGAATCACGCTCTCGGAGGAGCAGCTGGAGGCATCGCGCAAGCGGTCCGCCACCGCGTGCCTCCAGGACCGTGTGCAATTCGAGCTTCAGGATTACCGCGACACGAAAGGCTCCTTCGACCGCATCGTCTCGGTCGGCATGTTCGAGCATGTCGGCGTGTCCTCCTACGACGCCTATTTCCAGGCCAGCCGGAGCCTCCTGAAGGCCGACGGCGTCATGCTCCTCCACACCATCGGGCGAACCGGCACGCCCTACCCGACCAATCCGTGGATCACGAAATACATCTTCCCGGGCGGCCATCTGCCCGTCCTGTCGGAGATGATGCCCGCCATCGAGCGCGCCGGGCTGGTGGTGACCGACATCGAGATCCTTCGCCTGCACTACGCCTATACCTTGAAGGCCTGGCGCGAGCGCTTCATGGCCCATCGCGAAGAGGTCCTGCGCCTCTATGACGAGCGTTTCTGCCGGATGTGGGAATGCTATCTCGCCATGTCCGAATCCGCCTTCCGCTGGCAGGACGCGGTCGTCTTCCAGGTCCAGCTCGCCCGCCGCAACGACGCGGTACCCCTGACCCGCGACTACATCGCGGAACGGGAGGCCGTCCTGAAGGAGGCCGAGCAGAACATGGAGTTGAAGCGGAGCGCTTGA
- the purB gene encoding adenylosuccinate lyase: MIPRYSRPEMVAIWSPETKFRIWFEIEAHATTALANLGVVPKEAAEKVWEEGSKATFDVERIDAIEREVKHDVIAFLTHLAEIVGPEARFVHQGMTSSDVLDTTFNVQLARASDLLLHDLDELLAAIKRRAFEHKMTPTIGRSHGIHAEPTTFGLKLAQAYAEFERCKVRLIEARREISTCAISGAVGTFANIDPSVEEYVAEQMGLQVEPVSTQVIPRDRHAMYFATLGVIASSIERLATEVRHLQRSEVLEAEEFFSAGQKGSSAMPHKRNPVLTENLTGLARMVRAYAMPAMENVALWHERDISHSSVERMIGPDATVTLDFALARLTSVIDKLVVYPENMQKNLDRLGGLVHSQRVLLALTQKGASREDAYRLVQRNAMPVWRGEGDFLTLLKNDADVTKYLSPDEIAACFDLGYHFKHVDTIFTRVFGAGGA; this comes from the coding sequence ATGATCCCCCGTTACAGCCGTCCCGAGATGGTGGCCATCTGGTCGCCGGAAACCAAGTTCCGCATCTGGTTCGAGATCGAGGCCCACGCCACGACGGCGCTCGCCAATCTCGGCGTCGTGCCGAAAGAAGCCGCGGAGAAGGTCTGGGAGGAGGGCTCCAAGGCCACCTTCGACGTGGAGCGGATCGACGCCATCGAGCGTGAGGTGAAGCACGATGTCATCGCCTTCCTCACGCATCTGGCCGAGATCGTGGGACCCGAGGCTCGCTTCGTCCACCAGGGCATGACCTCCTCGGACGTGCTGGACACCACCTTCAACGTGCAGCTCGCCCGCGCGTCCGACCTTCTCCTGCACGATCTCGACGAGCTGCTGGCCGCTATCAAGCGCCGGGCCTTCGAGCACAAGATGACGCCGACTATCGGCCGCTCGCACGGCATCCACGCGGAGCCCACCACCTTCGGCCTCAAGCTCGCCCAGGCCTATGCGGAGTTCGAGCGCTGCAAGGTCCGCCTGATCGAGGCGCGGCGGGAGATTTCCACCTGCGCCATCTCGGGCGCGGTCGGCACCTTCGCCAATATCGACCCGAGCGTCGAAGAATACGTGGCCGAGCAGATGGGCCTCCAGGTCGAGCCGGTCTCGACCCAAGTCATCCCCCGCGACCGGCACGCCATGTATTTCGCCACCCTCGGCGTCATCGCGTCCTCCATCGAGCGCCTGGCCACGGAAGTGCGCCACCTGCAGCGGAGCGAAGTCCTTGAGGCGGAAGAGTTCTTCTCGGCCGGCCAGAAGGGCTCCTCCGCCATGCCGCACAAGCGCAATCCCGTGCTCACCGAGAACTTGACGGGCCTTGCCCGCATGGTCCGGGCCTACGCCATGCCGGCCATGGAGAACGTGGCGCTCTGGCACGAGCGGGACATCTCCCACTCGTCCGTCGAGCGCATGATCGGCCCCGACGCCACCGTGACCCTGGACTTCGCGCTCGCCCGCCTGACCAGCGTCATCGACAAGCTGGTGGTCTACCCGGAGAACATGCAGAAGAACCTGGACCGTCTCGGCGGCCTCGTCCACTCACAGCGGGTTCTGCTGGCCCTGACCCAGAAGGGCGCATCCCGCGAGGATGCCTACCGGCTCGTCCAGCGCAACGCCATGCCGGTCTGGCGCGGGGAAGGCGACTTCCTGACCCTGCTGAAGAACGACGCGGACGTGACGAAGTACCTGTCCCCGGACGAGATCGCAGCGTGCTTCGACCTCGGCTACCACTTCAAGCATGTGGATACGATCTTCACGCGGGTCTTCGGCGCAGGCGGCGCATAG
- the rpe gene encoding ribulose-phosphate 3-epimerase: protein MTRPLLIAPSILASDFSKLGEEIRAIDSAGADWIHIDVMDGHFVPNITIGPDVVKALRPHTSKPFDVHLMIAPVDPYLEAFAKAGADIISIHAEAGPHLHRSLQTIRKLGKKAGIVLNPGTHEGSIEPVIDEVDLILLMTVNPGFGGQAFIPSVCHKLRRIKEMVGDRDIDIEIDGGVTSETAPLVAEAGANVLVAGSATFKGGPGAYASNMAAIREAAAKAR from the coding sequence ATGACACGCCCGCTCCTCATTGCCCCCTCGATCCTGGCTTCCGATTTCTCGAAGCTCGGCGAAGAAATCCGCGCCATCGACTCCGCCGGTGCGGACTGGATCCATATCGACGTGATGGACGGGCATTTCGTGCCGAACATCACCATCGGCCCCGACGTGGTGAAGGCCCTGCGCCCTCATACGTCCAAGCCCTTCGACGTCCACCTGATGATCGCCCCGGTCGATCCCTACCTGGAAGCCTTCGCCAAGGCGGGCGCCGACATCATCAGCATTCATGCGGAAGCCGGGCCGCACCTGCACCGCTCGCTCCAGACCATCCGCAAGCTCGGCAAGAAGGCCGGCATCGTGCTCAATCCCGGCACGCATGAAGGCTCCATCGAGCCTGTGATCGACGAGGTCGACCTGATCCTTCTGATGACGGTCAATCCGGGCTTCGGCGGACAGGCCTTCATCCCCTCGGTCTGCCACAAGCTGCGCCGGATCAAGGAAATGGTCGGAGACCGGGACATCGACATCGAGATCGACGGCGGCGTGACGTCCGAGACCGCGCCGCTGGTGGCGGAAGCCGGAGCCAACGTGCTCGTCGCGGGCTCCGCCACGTTCAAGGGCGGTCCCGGCGCCTATGCGTCCAACATGGCGGCCATTCGCGAGGCGGCCGCAAAGGCGCGTTGA